The Argiope bruennichi chromosome 9, qqArgBrue1.1, whole genome shotgun sequence nucleotide sequence aaacataaagaaaatttctatgtgcaattcataaataattatcatgaaatataatatataaataaatagtaaatagttaatGACTTCAGCTATACGGGAAGTAAAATTGGGAAGCAAAGTAGCATAAAATTTCACATCTTATTTTACGTTAGATagacataaagaaaatttctatgtgcaattcataaataattatcttaaaatatattagataaataaatagtaaatagttaaagatgaaatttaaagttttctagcgctttaaaaaatgaagatattacTAAAAAATGTCAGTAAGAAAGGTAGAAACAAGAAATTGgagtttttatttgcaaattaatgaTCTTATTTTCACATATCATAGGAAATAAATAGAGCTTGACGAAGTAAGAAATCTCCGCCAAACTGATTAATAACTCTctagcatattattttttatcacttaaaattctgaaagataTGTACGGaagctttaattaataaaatatgtattttgtttattaattatttttttttcttattcctaCCAATACTTTCAGATAGAAAATTGAGAAACTGTCGCGTTTCAGATCATTACTGCTTGTTGAATAGAAAAAAAGGCATTCaagaattcaaatcaataatgaaatgtTCCGTCGGTAGGTTAAGCATAAAAAGTTTTTGCTtgcatttttcaatcttaccttcCGTTTTAaaccattgcattttttaaaacaaagtaataCAATAGCATACAAAAAATCATGACATGTCTCTTTTTTCGTACGTTTTCGAACGGTTGACTACCTTTCCTATTTGTTTTAAAGTTGATGGGCGTGtatatattctgatatttttgatacatacCACTGTTATTTCAACAAACTTAAATCTTACACCGTACCAAGCGAtaccaatgaaatatttttcatatataaactagcgaaaaattgacaaaaatcaCATTTGGTTTCTTTCTTGAGTCAATAGGATTTATCTCTGATTACTTCTGTTCAGTTTTACATTGAAAAATGATTGCAAAGGTAAGTTGTTTCCACAACTGATCTGTCTATAACAATAACTGAATATTTATCATATCtataactgaattaaatattcagtaaaattcgttttatatttcaaaataatattcggaaacaaaaaataacaaatcacTTCTGTTCTAAAAGTCTTTTTACTgctttttgaaaatcttatatcaattttttatagataataatgctatttattatatttatattattgataaaatatatatattgtttgtaatcatttttactcttaattacgaattaattattcataattaattcgctaattaaatttatttatttattagttaattaataaacagagaaaaattgaaactattcagatttcaatttttttaatccaattaaactataaattaatgaaatttttgaaatagaaaactattttctatttaatagaaATACTCTTCAATTCACAATACTTGTTTTCTAaactgtttaataaataaaagtatatgaaattaaGTGCAGCAGCATCGAATTAAAGAAAACTACTTGatcctttataaattataaaaattgtaaataatgttattgaaattctgtaaaatgcattgtttaatttgtttaatttctttatatttttataatatgggaCAGAACCTCAAAAACTGATATACATAAATCTTATTCTACGCTTTAAATAAAGAAGCATCTTtgataactatatatatatatatatatatatatatatatatacaacaattaagaaagtaaataaaaaaagagtaatttcTGCAAAATAGGaaacgaatataatttttttttcagcgaatagttttaaaatactgatattcTTCTTTGTGCACCTAGGTACTTATATTCGTTTCTATATGTGTTTTTGCGTCTGCAGATCATCACGGTCATCATGATCACCATGATCATCACGAGGTAGCtatggatatatttttattctttactttgaatttttacaatttatatcacTTTCATGAAATGTGATAAATCGTCATTAATCAATTGAGAAAAATTACTTCAGGTGAATACGAAATTTGTGCAGAgtacatcaaaataataaaataactaatattattatacttagataaaaataatgacgAAAGATTAATCATTAAtcgtaaaataaaatgcttatttaaatttttaatattattttcattgaaatttgtatAGACTTACATAAACGTTATCAGAATTCTGTTGTATTAAATAATACAAGGATTATAGGATTCTATAAGCTCCTAtcaattgaatattattaaaagaatcattttagcTTTCGAATCTGTATAGGTTCTCAAATTTCTTCAGAAAGACAGTGCGAGCTATATGTGAACTTCAACCATATGAATTAATATGATTTGCAGATTTTGCTGTGAAGTTGTAATCACTAAGTCTTCCGAAATTGATGAAGAAGAAAAGGTTTTTCCTGCGTTTCACAGAAAGCTgacaatattttgcaaattttcttcaatgagttcaaatttttcaaatattttgaaatttctttcttttccgaGTAAAATCCCAGCatgtattttcacaaaaatgactggaatattaaaaaaaagttaagatactttaaaaaaaaaattcagatttttcggcacgatatttgatttaaaaaaactcaatttttttaactgattgtaaaaaatattttttttaaatatacgctAATACGCTTATAAGACATTACAATGAgtgatttttttctaacttttggGAAGAGCGAATTTTTTCCAAGTTGTTGCCACTATGAAGGCAATAATTTCCATGATCAAGTTTCTGTTCATAAGCATATGCTAGTGTGCAGGCATCCATGTTTAGGGATTTCACTTACCTGCACTACTTTCAAATCTTaatgattacagaaaaaaattaatgcaccTGTCCCATTAGAGAAACGTAAAAGTTTTTATCTAATGCATGTCAATATGGTGCATAATGTTACAATTTTGCTGGTTCAAGCAATGTGAATAGagtaataaattttcttgtttaaatgatgctcatttttcaatttaaatcataaaaatttataagtaagCAAGGTATctagtacattttttaaaatttgatacatttcaatGTAACTATTCAAAGATTCCAATATTAATGCGTAACTTTTCTtaggaaataattcaaatttagcCGAGTGTAATTCTGCCATCtttctaaatcttaaaaaaaatatgctactgtaagaatttttcaataatcttacagtaaataaaaatcttacagttcaataaaaaaagaaaaacatgctATGTTTAGCACATATGCAATCAGAAATTGTTTTCCCAAAATCTCATGTACTCACGGGTAACGTACATATTTTGAGTATATGCACACTACTGTAAATTATgtgaatattatacaaatttatttaaaaatttgcatgcaATACAAGCCTAAAACACAtggaattcttaaatattttttgcaaaatataatattttgtacttcTTATAATTTCAATACTGGTTTTCCATTAACGCCCATAAATACTGTGCTTAGTACCCcgcccctcccccccaaaaatgGGTAGTTACACTGTTAACCGAATCTTTACTGAAATTTATACGTCCAATAAATGAtcgaattttaattgtaattcgtGCAGCATTTCAAACGAAATCGAAAAATGTGTTCACATACTTCTGAAACCATAATACATACTCATAGTAACATAAACCATAATTCAagcactgaaatatttaaataacgaagGACCGTAatttagtttggtttggtttggttatattaacgtcccttttgaagcaacactagggctattttgggacggacctcgtaattttgaaccgcggtcagatgacgaggacgacacctgagctggcacccccctctccacaccacaccacaccagcgggaagacgtttggtcatgacggatttaaagtgcaacagacctTATACGACGGTAAAatcggtggaatcgggtgtcgaacctgaaaccctccggttccaaagccgagaccttaccaccaggccaccgcggcccaccgTAATTTAGTAAGACATCTATTATTTCTGCTACTTCTAAAAGCatattcttattcaatttttttttcagcatcatCATCATCCGACACCATACAAATTCGGATACGACATAAAAGATCACCATGGAGCTCAACACAGGCATGAACATAGCGATGGTCATGGCAATGTGCACGGAAGTTACGGATTTACTGACCACAGAGGTGTCCACAGGGTCGTTCATTACGTAGCTGACCATCACGGATTTAGAGCTAAGGTGGAGACAAACGAACCTGGAACAGATAATCAAGATCCAGCACATGTTCATCTACATTCTCATCCTTATCATGGTCATCATGATCATCACGGACATCATGGCCATCATCATGACGACCATCATGGACATCATCACGGTCACCATCATGGGCATCACCACGATCATCACCATGGTCATCATCATGGACACCACCATTAAGCTAAATTATaggtttttaaatattgatttatttatgaatatggatTGATTATATGATATGGATTTTCTCTAGTTTGTTAAGATAGGAATTTATCAATTGTTTGAGATCTAGGCATTAAAAAAAGGACATTTAGAAATGAAGGAGAAATAAAGCTTACTTAATTTGGTTCGgtttcaagtattaaaaattttaaatgcttatattagcatacattaattttcaaacGAATAGAAAGAACTCAGGTAGAAAAAAATACTGCAGATAGGAAAGCAATAATGATAATATgagcaaaaatagaattttttctagaaaatctaAGAACAGTGGTACATTAATGTACTTccttttttatctaattcaacTCGCAGTTGTAtctgaattgtttattttaattattttttctttaaataatttattatgaattaaaaaatttggtaatttcattttctagaaGGAAAACAATTCTTATTTCCTTACGTTTTCAAATGCTATTCTACGGGGTGCCTTCTTTTAAAGTCTTTCAATATACTTTTTGgttgatttcttttcatttaaaataattacattaaaagaatatgctttatatattcaatataagatttttttttcatgaacgcatggtttcatttttaaaacttctatacATTATGTACTTTATTTTCGCATGtgataataaacatattttcaactGGAACGATAAACACTTTCTTTCAAGagcttttgaaagtaaaacatttACAGCTATTTATTCTTTTAGTGTAAATTTTTTCTATCCaagaaatcgatatttttaatcgatttttttttcaatgaatagaacaaacctataatttttaattcggtGACTGTCATATGTCCTATAAATTGTTAATTCTCTAAAGTTTTTCTAGTAGAAATTAAGATATTGTTGGTGTAATGTAGGACAAAAGTGGacgacagaaattaaaaaattgaaacagaaaaattatttcggGTTGTGTAcagttattttgttaaaaagaatttcataaatataaagattcactttagaaaataattacacGTTGACTACTGAGCCTtgaggcacacggataaaatctGAATAGCCAGATCATCACAATAGCATTAGCGGGAACAAAGATAGAGCCCTAAGGACCATCACGGATACGGTGgaacccttcccgtgggaagccCGTCCCGTCATTCGTAGGTGGTAGTCGATCGCACACCATTTCTGCACTTATCCGGTTGCAAGAACCAAACCATGCAGGAAGTTTCTCATACTCTTTTCTGAGGTGTTTCGGGATTccctttacaaaataaatttaacttaagactaaaaaaatgagaaaataatatttttttatatgtcaaTTATGATTAAAGGATGTTTAAAAGAGAATcgtaaacataatattttttaagggatggcatatgacaaaaaatttgattccacttatttattttatttttagtaaggGATAGCGAACACACGCACGTAATAAAGCAAGCACGTTCGTATTggatagttttaaaaacaaaaaataaattccatatactttgtttcttaatttttcttatactttagTTGACAGAAATAAGGGttcaatttaaggaaaaatagtttaatatttggtCAGAATTTATGCCGTATCTTATGAAATGAAGCAAACTTCTtctaataatcattataaaatagaCCCAcgaaatagtatataaaatatttaaagactttaGCTCCTATACGTAATCTAGAAATGCTGAATCACATGTTGATTAGTTTaactaattttaagtaaaaaattaagagaaaattaattattatttttgatttctgcacaaaaataaatatccagtatcaaaggttttaaaatacttttgttaaCATATTTATAATCATCTTTAATTTTTCGTTTTCGGTAGACTTAAAATCAAAAGTCTTAGTCATCTACATggttcatataaattttttcctgattaaaaaatgtctttttcctAGTACATATAGTTTATAATTGAAGAATTACActcgaatttttttgacggtataaaagtgaattatttatttacatgaaatctGGAAAGCTattaaggtaattttttaattacctttttaatttttaatggaaataagaatataatgttattatgaataaattaggctgatttatattgtaaaatgtgTCCTCTCTGTTAAAAGAGTTATTGATTATAATTGCataattatcttttcattctTTGCATTAGAAGATCGCAAAAGAGAATAAATCTCCATTCTTTTTCTGTGGTAGATTTGCGATCTGTGCACAATAAAAGGTAAATTTGGTTTCTATGTAAGATAGAGTAAGAATATAATCTTCAATCAAACCTTATAAAAGCAGTTTTCAAAATGACGTTTATTAGAATACTCAAAAGTAAagtttttctaattattctttgatttttaatttttaattcatcatatgCTGATATTAGTATCACAACTTTGgagtaaaatataattgtatgatatttaagttttgaaaatattataatagcatAATGtcatctaaaaaaatcaatacataaaattcaaacttttaccACGTTAAGAAAAGAGTGAAAAACTAGATCACCGATTTGTAGTTTATGGCATATAGAACATGTTAGCAAtgttttataaagatgaaaattcttCATAAGTTTGAACATGAATGTTCAGCCTTGTCGAGCATGTCAAAAATAAAAGAGCATATTTAAAGCGTTCTATCAActgtttttcagaataaatatatatatacgaaatgCAGATTAAAAAATGCCCTTCCCACTGATTAAAGTTGACATTAAttccaataaaaagaatttaaaacataatcTGTTATAGTGCATAATATACagagtgatcaagaaataacaggaggtgttcggagccatgtagcgtgttatgtactggatgaaatataacaaaatttggccaccttatacattaaagtatgcggtttcgatttatcaagaaaaaacaattagtaccaaaaaatgtCGAAAGGGAAATTCtggcgctgcgatcgaaaactttattatgtaatttgcttatacggaTACTTTGTGATATGAcatcgaagataaaaggaagggttgcgagaatttaaatcattctgcaagaattcgacCGTCAGTTGGATTGTTACTATGTGAACGCggcttattagtcaagctgttttatcagctggaagaaaatgccagtgctgctcttcgggAATgtcggcggttaaaacagttacatcGAGGATTGATGATCATAAATAACTTACGaagaatgattgaaatatttgaaactacTGGAATTCTTGGTTGCAATCAGGCTGAGGACATAAAGATATCAAGTAGGAataagttgaagaagttgcaactgccgttatggatcaggctaGAGCTAATAAGCAGGATATCACCTGTGCAAtttcaatatcacgacaaacagatatcCCGTTCTCGGCGGTGTAGAAGATATTGCTTAAAATCCTGAAATGTTATCCTTATAACACCCATTCACGGATAACACTGATCTGAATCGTGGCGATTTCTGGTTGTGCGGCTATTTAAAAGGCGtcgtgtatcaaggacatgttcctgaaATTCCTACTTTAGAAGTTCAAATAACGTTATATGCCAGACGAATAAATGTCGATATGTTGCGAACCACCGTCGGAAACCCCGTGTACCtcatgcaattattggaacatcactTTGGTGATCATCTTGAGCCAAATTtataagttgctataataaacgtttttcattgatatgtggtgtgttgctatttaccgtttccattggcagttatgtattattttttcacacattatgcgcttgcaacgccaggatttcccctatcggtATTTTTTGGTactgatttttttcttgataaatcggaACCGTATACTTTAATATGTAtagtggccaaattttgttatatttcatccagtacataacacgctacaaggCTCCCAACACCTcatcttatttcttgatcaccctatAGTTAATAGCTATATACTCTTAGTCAAGTAAATCATACTTTATATTCAGTAACGGATATTGACGTAATCTTCTAAGgttattgaaaaatacaatttttttctctatccatatttcaaaagaatgcaCCAGGAGATTGATAACTGAACTTGGCgtggtttttctattttaaaatttcatatatacttaaataaatagGATGGTTTACTTAGTTTACTTatataaagtgtttttaatttcttcGGATAGCTAAAGGAATTATATATGTTTTGGCGTCATTTTTGAGGCATCAAATGCGCCCAGTTTGGTTGAAAAATTACAATATGATgctatttttgtaatattgtattCAGGCATTCACTAATACACGAACAGACAGAAAATCTGTACATTGATTATATACCTAATTATCCAAAATTAAGCATATAATTATAGTATTAGTTCAAAGAgactttatattgaaatttaccACATCACCATATTCTTGCTCACATCAGTAGAAAGAAAGATGTAATTGCATGTTAACAGATTGCAACGAAAACTCTGCGCCaatcaacaattttaatattaacatattcaATTTCACCTGTATCTGCTGTTACGTTCTTTGTTGTTTGCAGACAAATAGGcaagaaatcaaaaatttgatttttggattcaATAATGTAGTTAAAATCCCAGAATATGAATCCTTTGTCAGCATTTTTTGCAGTTAGGtctatctctttaaaaaataatgagattctctataaaaggaatgaaaacataaacaaatcaaacaaactgataaaaaattaaaacaaaagcattAAGTATGAAgtccagaaattttatttttcagattgtgataattatatatttcacttcATGGAAATTCTAATGttgtttttaactatatttaacaaatattttttggacAACATTGCAGATCTTACGAAAAATTCACTTCAATTACACATAATTTAGAGGTGAATTTAATTACAGGTGGATATTTAATTAACGGCCATGTCCACAGTATAATGAAGTCACCTTGAAAACGTTCACTAAAACAATCTTGATCATTGTTGAATCACATTAGTAAAGAATATATTCAATCTGCTACTCTTGGGAAGGTCAGTAAAGAATATAGTCAAATATAAAATCGAAATAGTCGAGGTTTCTCACTAATTcataacaatttaagaaataaacgatactgaaaacattaattattgaaaaagaaattaagtttgGTTTAAAACTCCACCTCAAGATAATATAGTTAAATggaatatgcatttattttaaaaattaaaataactaatgcataatctttttttaaacaaacaaacaacaacaacaacaaaaaaaaaagaaagaaaaaaaaaagagattcatACATGTTTTAAATAACTATCATTTTTTAAGACTACGAAAGGGTAACTGGGTGTATGAGATATCTAggcatctattttataatttttaaaagatggatAAAGAAGTTTCGAAAACCCAACTAAGCAATATTTGATATCCTTTTTCTCCAAATAAGCAATCAGCTCAccaatattaaagcattttagaaGAAGGGTTATTGATAATTGTAAGCAATTACTATGCTCATAATTTGATTCGCTGCTGATTTAAGGTATGAGTGTAATTTTATAAGCCTTACgagtgtaattttatttttgtaataaaaataactgaaatactttaaagattaaattaaataccattaatttaaatgtgatcacaactttttcatttaatataaaaaagtactgCAGAATATTGTCACCGTTCACAAACATATTTATATCAGTTAAGTACTACGGTTCGGAGAATGTGGTACAAGTTTATGGCATGGCATTTAGTTATTGTTCAGGTTCAGGTTCAGGTTCAGTTCAGATTGGATTATGGTAATCAgttatacttaaatattaatatattttgtgtttcTCAGTCTTCAGACTATCACTGCTGAACTAATAAGTTTCAAGGGAGGAAAATATTTGCAACATAGGAGGGCTGATAAAATGCTTGAGATTCATACATTTTACAAGATGCTTTATAATTATCAAGTTACATAGATactattattgctttattttctagCTCTAAAATAATGGAGACGCATTACAAAAGAATTCGCAAGAGAATATCTATTATCTGTTTACACAATGATACAATTTGGGGCTGTATTATGTATTTACACTCCTCTGaaacaactaattttttaaagttcatttttcagtttaaaaaataaatctacacaCGATTTTTTTGTCATTGCATCTTAATTACTGATAACTTCATCTAGCGATagaaattttctctgaaaattcTGTAGCATTTTTATATACATCCACACATGTAACAATATGTCACAGAACGCATTGTCTGTATTCcattttggaacattttaaaacattatgttcATCGCTAAAGCTTTGATGTTAATTATCggtagaaatatagaaaaaaaaataattaaaaatttacgcgggttgttaaaaatacattgaaaattacataaattaaattaacaatttaaagatggctttaattaatttattattcatttttgtatggaaaaataAAGGTTTTGTCTCTTAATAcgagaattataaattaatttaatgaataataatgctTATTCATATATAActcgaataataattataattttggttttaggtgttaaaataattataaatataaatgtaacgatcagaatattttaaatgattattat carries:
- the LOC129984860 gene encoding histidine-rich glycoprotein-like → MPLSFSVSEATADWVTVLKIKDEIHNLPSPAENINDYADVLVPFLIMTLSSEEAHSSSKFCCEVVITKSSEIDEEEKHHHHPTPYKFGYDIKDHHGAQHRHEHSDGHGNVHGSYGFTDHRGVHRVVHYVADHHGFRAKVETNEPGTDNQDPAHVHLHSHPYHGHHDHHGHHGHHHDDHHGHHHGHHHGHHHDHHHGHHHGHHH